The DNA segment ACAAAAGCATGAATAATTAAACTCAAGTCACCATTGAATATATCAAAGCACCACAATTCAAAaggttaaaaatgtaaaaagtgacCTTTACATAGTGTAACAATACACAGTGTTTTgttgaattcaaaaaccatcagaAGAGAATAGGACGCCTTAAACAATAGTCAAAATGGATTAAAAGTTTTCAAAAGATATATTCAGTTTAGTAAGTAATAAGTATTTTTTCATTGCAGTTGTTTTACTAAGTGTTGTACTTTCTAAAACTGCAAGAATAAGCTAAACCACATACATGTAATTGAATCTATGTTCTTAGACCTACTCAGTAAGTACAGAGCTATattcaagtgaaatggaaaagaaacacaacgtacagttttttttttaaaggggaaaccATACAACGAGAGACTGAATAAACCACTACCAACCTAAGGAATATATAGAAAAGAATATCATGCTAAACTTAGTGCTCACCTCTCATGCTATATTGTATGGTGAACAATGTAAGAAGTTAAAACTGGCCCTTgttcaaggagaaagaaaaaatctGATGAAAATGGACATAAAACTCCACTAAGAAATGCCAGCATTTTCCAGGGAGAAATCTGAAACTCCAAATCACCACTCATATTTTGTTATTGATTATAGTTGAGATAGCTCCCCCAATTACTTCTAGATTATAGATATAGCTCACCCATGATAATCTTGTGCCAAAGGACCAGAAAAATAAGGCACAATCACTGAAAGTTGGTGGAGTATAAAAATTTACAGTTATACTTGATCTCCTGTTCTGGGGGAGTAAGTAAAGATTAGATAAGGCAAAGAAATTGATGCCACTTATAGATGATTTGTGTGGGCCTCCAAATGAATAGCTAAGCTAATTACATGCATCCCATTAGCCGATTTAAGACACAAAAGTGTCCATTTCTCTAAGAGAACTGCTTTTACGGCAAGACATAGTCTCTCTCTTGCCCTGGAGCCAAGTAATGGGAACCCTGAACACACTGCGCAGCTTCTGTTGGAAGCGGTTTCCAACAAAACAATACAGAAAGGGATTAACACAGCTGTTGGTGAATCCCAGGAGGATGGCAAAAGGAAGTGCCAGGTCAATGACTGCTATAACTCCACAGCTATTAATGATACCCATCCAGGCCAGAGCATCCAGGAAGGTCAGAACGTGGAAGGGAAGCCAGCAAATGATGAACGCCAACACAACAGCAGCTGCCATCTTCAAGACTTGGTCACGGGTTATTCTGTTCTTCCCATAGCTATTAGTCTTCAGCAGGTGTTTTCTGATTCCAAAGTAACACGTTGCTATGAATATTAGAGGAATAATAAAACcaagaatatttttcattaagGCAATCCCTGCAGACCACTGGGCATATTTCTCAGGTGGGAAAGCCATAACACAAGCATTCACGCCTAAGTATTCAATGGTTCTGACATCTCGGAAATAAAATGTTGGCAATGAGGACAGACAGGCCATACACCACACAAGGGGAACTACGTAAGATGCTTGCCAGGGATtccttctttgagacagaaaAGGGTAGATAACCGATTGGTACCTGTCAACACTCATGCAGGTAATGAAAAAAATGCTGGCAAACATGTTCAGGGTCAGAAAAGAACCAAACACTTTGCACATTACAGGTCCAAAGAGCCAGTCATATCTGTAAGAGTAATAAGATGCCCAGAGAGGAAGGGTAGCCAAAAGAAGTAAGTCAGCCACAGCCAGATTGAAGATGTAAATGCTGGAAACCTTTTTAGGGCCCTTTTGACAACAAAACAGTGAGACTACAACAATATTAACAGCAAACCCAATGACAAAAATAAGATAGTAGAGAACAGGAATTGCTTCCAAATGCTTATCTGACGGTTTGTGCGAGCAGTTAGAGGCAGACTCATTGGTGCCAGATATGTTGAGACTATCAAAAGGAAGGCTGCTGGTGATGTTTCTGCTGGTGGCGGCAAAACTGAAGTTGTCCTTCATATTGAATTGTCAGCGACTCCTAATTCTTATGCCTTATCTGGAGGAGAAAAATAGAACACTTAATGCACATCCAAAGCCTGAGGGATATTTGAATCATAAGCATTATGAAAATTTGTCAAAGGCCAAAATAATGTAAGTAGTTGtagaaaacattataaaataacaCCATGCCTGACAAATAGGAATGACTACTACctcttgggggaaaaaacatTTCCTCTGTAGTATTAGACTGAAAATTCTGAACAAAactttttgtctttctctcctctcatgcCTTTGAAAAGTTGAGAGACAAATTAACATCTTAAAAGTTAGTCAGGGTAGGAGTTGTATGAGACAAATAAGAAGAAGcccaaagacaacaaaaaaggAGGCATATTTCTCCATTGGTGTGCTTTCTAGAAATCTCACTACTACTGCCCGCTGCTTAATGCTTTAGTGAAGTAACTTATTATATACAAATTGTTACAGCTATGGGAAATATGGGTAACACAAGccataggaaaaaataatttaagtgtaCAGAGAACTGAAAGAATATACAGAAAAAGTATGTTGGGATAGAGGGTCAGGGTCAATGTTTGCTAATTGAAAAgcctctatttatttactttccccTTGCTTTCATGATAACAAGAAGAACACATGGCTATAGATGCATTTCCTAAAGGCTTTACCTCAAAATTTTAATAGTGAATGCTGGGTTTCAATATGGATATTTAAATCTGATCTATTTCATAAGAAACAAATCCATTTTCACttgaataagaagaaaaataaaacaaaacaaccaaacctgAGTCAGGGTCAAATAGATATGGTTTTGGTTGCTCAGTTAAATCAGAATTGAGCATCAGTGACTAATTATAATATAGtcttaccattttttttctttgccatctTTTCAGTTAACAGAACAAAATAATCATTTCAGCATTAACGATAGTGTTCAGGTATgaggggtgtttttttttcctcttttaactAGCCATATTActttgaaacaaaagaaaactaaatataaataaacaaagagaaaaattattACAGCAGATAATTTCAAAGTACATACAAGCAAATACTCAACTGAGAATGTAACCACTAGAGTACGTCCTAAGAACCCGCAAACTGGCATTTTTGTCAAACACCCGTTCTTTTGTATGACCTTCCAAATTAACATGAAAGAATCAAAAAGAAATCCACTAAACACTTACTAGTTGCCAGTGTTTAAAGCACTTATCATAAATCAGTTTCCTTAGCTCCCACACGCACTCCTGTAAGAGAAATAGCAGTTAAAGAATTAAGGCGTTCTGCAAACTGCAGTgttaaaatacaggaaaaagaaaacgTTTGTCCACACACACCAACAGTTTTTAATGCTGTATGTTCTCCTTCCCAACTCAAGCATGTATAAATTGTTTTGACTTACCTTAAAAAATGCAGGCTGAAGAAAGCTTTCAGTTCTGCACTCCTTCCATCCCCAGCCTCTGAGATGCAACTGCACCagacctctgctttctctcttataTATTCACTCTGTCCACTGGGGAGCCTTCAACCTACATAATTCTGAGGCTGACTTACGAACACTTGCCAGCTttccagagggttttttttttctggctgcaAAACATTAATCTGAAATTCTCATGTCTCCAATCATAACAGCTCATTCAAATaaatctcaaacaaaaaaaaatgaagtttccaCAAATGTGTTAGAGAATTTTAAACTCAGTGGCTCACTTTTAGAGAAGAATACAATTTTtagcaaaattttctttttctattttcgtGATCATAGCATTCTAAAACAAGTTAAGGAGTAGGGAGACTAGAGAGTTTATTCTAGCCGGAGTCTTTGTTCACAACCATCTTTTACAGCCTTCagtacattttgaaatttttaccCCTGTTTATTAAAGAATGGTAGCAATTTTACTAGAGGTCTACAACTTTTAAGTTTTCTACCTTGCTTTGAAACACTTTGGTTGCCCTGCTGCTGGAAGATTAGGGTTAGGAAAGATAAAATTTTCTTGTGACAATAAAAGGTTTTGACATTTAGTGCCTGCTTTTATGTGACTCGGTCACAACCATAGCTCAAATATACAGCAATAAGGTAAAGAATGATTAGCTGCTGCTGTAGGCtgcagctgttgctgctgctgctgtcgccacctccgccgccgccgccgccgccgctgctgttCTGATTGTTTCTCAGTTTTGTGGAAGGATGATCACCTTCACACATTCCAGCAGCAGTAAGAGTGAGAAAATGAATACAGTCCAGAAGAATAATGCCAGATGGCAGTAAAGCCTTTGTGACTAACACTGTGCTATATACTTTGTGCTCAATAGTTCAACAAAGAGGCGCCATAACACACTGTAAGGAATGGCCTCTGAGGTCCAACCACTGGGCTTCATATGCCAAGTTCTATCACATCTTAATTCCTTTCCGTCTTCATTTAGAGTACTTAAAATGATGCCCAACACACAGCAGATGCCCTTATACAGTATGAATGTTATTGCCTCTTTACAAATCAGGAAACACAGGGTGACAGAGTTTAAATAAATTCTCTGAGATCCCATGGCTATTATGAGGACATGTGAATTTCCACAAAAGCAAACTCATGTCAGAggtcatattttttaatttctatacaCTGCTAGCTGCTCCTTTCATCTCACCTTTCACTGAGCAAAGAAGATACATGCAGCACTTATTGACAATCTCGTTGCTGACAGCTAAAAAGCTATGACAAAAGcaccaaaaaggaagaaagcttgAAGGATTGCTATGCAAGGGAAAGTGTTCTTCTTAAATGTATTAGCAAAATGGAGACCAGGGAAGAGAAATGCGTAATCAGGAAATTTTCTGTAGTTAGTGCAGATAATTGGGTAACCCACGACACTACAAATGGCTGTGCAATTCCAATGATCCTATGGATCCTATTCAAAGAAGCAGGGAGTGGTATATTGGTAGTACAGTAGTGAGCATTATTGCCTCTCAAGTTTTGAGCAGAGAAATATCCTTGTCCATAGTACATTGCATATAGGTATGGAGTTCAatagaacaaggaaagagaagtgaTTGTAGGTAACAGGTGACAAAATTACAAATATCACAAGAAGCAGCAGACAGCTTGTGACATCTGTCTCTCCATTGATAATAAAGGAAATCCTACAACACATTATCATATAGAACCGGTAAGAGTCGCTTAGCATagcctgaaaaaaatacaataaactcCAAAGGCTTGAAGgcattggcacacacacacacacacacacacacacacacacacacacacacaccaatttgtTAAATCTCAAAATATGTCTGACTTATGTTCTGGACAGATTCAGGTAGACATTCTGTTCAAATAATGGAAACCTGATGTCTGGGAACAAAAGACTAGGCACATATGTTTATCCGCAGGAGAGTTGAAAGGAGAATGAGTTTCATTCTTTGTTTAAGCCTGATTTCTGCCTTCatttcaaatgtttgtttttgccacATACAGGGAATTTTCCAGGCCAGAGCCTCTGAGTGGTCACAATGGGTCAGATTCCCACCCTGCTCCAGTTAGAGCCCCCTCCCATCCTCATGCTGCCTTGCAAAGAAATGAACAGGCAGTGAGCAATAAActttagagaaagggaaaaaatctgCAGGCTGGCCTCCTGGAGACCTAGCCTTGAACACTCCCTAGAAAGCTGGGGACCTTGTCTAGAGCTTTCATTCTTCATTATAGTAAGTTCTGACGTAAATAAACTTTAAAGAGTCctacacttcccagaagattcaAAGcacctttgctttctttcttcataaTTTTAGAGGAAAAATTCCCACAAGCCAAAGAAAAAATTGTAACTGCAAGGAATTAAGGGGGTAGAAAAAAAGGAATAGCAATAATATTGACAccactcaaagaaaaaaatacagcacATTATTGATTCAGCAATGAACTCCCAGTTAAGCCAACAATGTAAATACACTTGAGAGTCAAATAAATGTCAGTCATGGTAAGCAATACaacacaagaaaaaagaaaacacactctTCTGGGGACTGGATAGTTTTTTTCACTTGAAGATTGACTTTAAAAGCTTTGGGTCATTTGAATAAATTATGCAGCTCTTAAGAACAAATGAGTTGGGGTTAGCAGATTTAACAAAAgtaaatcacatttttttcctgagaacCTGTTCTTTCCTGTAAGATTACTTAaccataatttttaaagaactcaAGGTTTTTgtcttaagatttgtttatttatttttaccttacatgtgtgagtgctttgcctgcatgtatgtaagtgcaccatgtgcctgcagtgcccgcagaggccagaagagggcatcagatccagtagaaccagagttacagatgcttaTGAGCTGCAATATGCAtaatgggaaccaaacctggatcctctgcaagagtatcaatcaagtgctcttaatcattgagccaggatcagagtgtgtgtgtgtgtgtgtgtgtgtgtgtgtgtgtgtgtgtgtgtgtgtgtgtgtgtgtgtgtgtgtgtgtgtgtgtgtgtgtgtgtgtgtgtctgcttttgAGAGTTTTTCTCCAATGATGAAGGATACAAAGTTCATGAAAACAAATCAGTTTCCCCTCTCTACACTTCTCCCCACACAGAGCATGCTTCCAAAGAGACAATGAACATACAAATGCAAAAATGTGCTGGGATATGTGCTTGGATTAGATATAATGTTTTGTATTTCAGAGCTATTTCTGCTATCCCAGGCATCTCTGAGTCCTATCCAGACTAATGTCCCTTCTACTTCTCCTAAATTTAACATACACtctcactcactcatacacagacacccaGAAACACACTTCACACCAGTCTTCCTTCAACTTGTTTATCCATAAGCAAGCTCTTCTCTAACTGCCACTTTTCCAGATCTGAGGGTCCCTGAAGGCAAGGAGTTAACATAGTACCTGTAATCAATATGTCATTCCTCATGTATTATCTTTATGCTTCTATTTGGTTTCCAATACAAAGAGAATAGGGATGCTAGAATGAAATTGAAGATCCTCTACTCAAAGCTAGTAGTGAAACTGACCATTTTGTAAAAAGCAGCCTAAAAATAAGAGTAAACTGACCAACAtgagttatttattatttgttctgAATTGACTATCTGCCCAGGCCTCATACAAGGATTGACTGAAGGGGTATTAAAGCACTTAATAAGGTAGAGTCTACGTGGTAAGCTGAATGAATGACTGACTTAATATATCCCTGAGACCAGTCGTTTTCAGCTGAATCTGGTGTCAAAATCAGGAGAAGGAAAAACTCTATTCATCTTCTCCTCAAAGGCACCTGCAGGCCTAAACGTTAGATTGCAATCAGGGTCTCACAGAAGCTACCCACTTCCATCAAATGACACTTCAGATGCTATATAATTGTACTGGGGACAAAGTAAACTAATTAAAACTGTCTATCTTCTTTGCTTACATTAGCTGAGTTGACGTTTTCCATAATCCATTTTAGGATGGGACTAAATTGATTAGCTTGACTACAGTACCCAAAATGGCCAGTTGATTAAGTTAGCCAAACCAACCAGTTGTTTTGACAATATTTAGACAGAACTGTTAAGTAATGGGGAGGATTAAATTTTGTCAGATATGATCTCTCAAAGTGTAGTGGATCAACGAATCATTACACTTAATTTGATGCTTGGGATTGAGGTCCAGAAACTAACTTTCTCAATGTACTGAGACCCTTGGTTTGTCCAATAGCAATAAAAAGTCTCAAAAAAACTGATGTTCTACTTTACAGCTAATCTATTATTTTACAACTGAGATATCCCACTGTCCAGTGACCCTAAGGTCAGTCTACTAGCCAAGAATAAGCAAATGAATCATACATCATTTCCAAACGTGTCTCATTTATAGAACCAGCATGTGCTTTATTGAATCCCAGAGTTTAACATAATAGTTTGCATATTTAGCACTGAGATTATGCAGTCTGAGCAAACTAGCTACAGATACAGGCATTCTGTGATGACTAGAGTCATActtcacccccccccacacacacacacaccactaaatgAAACATCTAGACATGCTAACACAaacatataatcccagcatgcaggaggccaaagcaggaggatctcaagttcaaagcctATCTGAGCTACAGTAAAGGACTCTGAAGCTCCCTTTCCATCTCTTTCTTGATATCAAGGAGTGAGGGAAATCTTATGTCCGatttgctttctgttactgtgataaatactatgaccaaaaccaacttgtagataaaaagctttatttcatcttacactttgcAGTTCCTCATCaacagaagccaaggcaggaacttggagagaggaactaaagcagggaccatgaaggaatgctgcttactgccttgcttcctgtgttttgttttgttttttcagtcacttttcttatagagcccaggctgaACTGCCCAGGAATAGCATCATCTACAGTGGACCAGACCCTCTCACATAAATTAGCAATTGAATAAGGAATGCCCCACAGTTATGCCCACAGACAATCTGATCTGGTCAATACTTCAGACTGAGGTTCTCTCTTGCAGATGAGTCTAGGTTTCAGTCAAGTTACGGCTGAAGCTAACTTGAAAATCTGGTTTGATGACTATAAAATCATTCCAGTAAATCTGATAACCAGGAGCATATCTCATGAGAGCTCTGGGAAATTTCATATCAAACATCATCCCATGAGTAACAATGATGAGCACCTAACAATGAATTTTCTCAACCAGTTTGCCTCTTTCAACTCTGTTTGGCAGCCATCTCGTTACATTCATACTTTACTTTACATAGTATTGTTATTTATTGATAAAGTCTATGGATACAGGCAAGTTCGTGCTCTAAGCTAGCTACAAATCATTCAAGCTCTACTCTGATGAAGTAGACAAATCTGAAGAAGAGATAGGAGAGAGCAATCCCTCaccaaagagagaggaaagtagtaaactctctctctctctctctctctctctctctctctctctctctctctctctctctctctgtctctctctctctgtaagatAGGCCAGCAAGTCacataaaatatttcctaaacaACCAAGGATGGTTACTGGCTTTAAGGAGTTTGTTTGATCCCACCTCTCCTTTAGACCATTCAAGAGATTACTTTGAAAGTGTTTTCTTTAGTAGGAGAACACATGATAATTTAGAATTAGATGGCAAACCAAGCTGAGAAATGTTTCTAGGTGGGTCCTAGGATTTTTACTTCAAGGAAATGAGAATAGGAGGCTTATCACTGGGAATTGTATTTATGTGAGATAAATATGAACTCAGTAAAATTTGTCAAATCTATAACCAAAAGCAgaatttatattacatataatatgcAACCTATCCACAGATAAAATAGCTTGTTTTGGATATCTACAAATCCATAGTATTACTTACAATGATCTTGTTACATGTTGCTACATATTAAAAACCCCTATTTTATACTGCTTTTAGTGTATACTGACTATGTTATTTAAATTATTCTCttcaccttttatttattttttaacttgaaGCATGATTCACATTTTGTATcttcaccttttaaaaatttctaactCACAGGGACTAGCAATCTGACTCAGTGGATGAAGGCACTTGcttctaagcctgatgacctgagtttgatcctcagaatccatgCAGTGGAAGGAAGGAATTGACTCAATAATTCTTTAACCTCTGCATGTTCTCTAATCTTCACATGTGTGTATCTCCTTACCtccccgcaacacacacacacacacaaaaaaaaaaaaaaaaaaaaaaaaaaaaaaaaaaaaaaaaaaaaagaaagaaaggtaataaaaattcaatttaaaggGTACAATTCAGAGTCCCACCTTTCTGTGGAATCTGTATCCTCACTCTGCTCACAGGTGCATAAGCAAAAGAACTCCTTGGGGTTCAGGTACAGAATCACCAGCTATGGGATGGGTGATAAAGAAGAAAGCCACTACATCTTACAGCTcaaggaaatctgagacaccatgaTGAGTGGCTGTCTGGACCTAAAGGAACTAATCTCCAATAAGCTTCTTCCAGAAAAGCAGTTGCTGTTGCTCCTAGagactatttgtttttttttttattattaagaaaaattttttattcattttacataccaaagatccctcttccctcctcctgcctctccagcctctgcctcccaacccacccccattccctcctacaagaaggtaaggcctcccatggggaggtacatttagtagaggcaggtccaagcccattCCCTCTCAAGGCTGTGTGATGTGTctcatcatagaagtgggctcaaaagggcctgctcatgcaccaggaatggattctgatcctaccgccagggggccccttaagaaGATTAAGCTATACAACTATCTCCTGTaatcagagggcctagtccagtcccatgcaggctccacagctgttggtctaaagttcatgagttcccactaatttggtttgattgtctctgtaagtttcacCATCATGATCTAGATGcaacttgctcatagaatccctcttttctctcttcgactggactcctggagctcagctttgtgtttggctatggatctctgcacctggAGACTATTTGTAATGATCACTTCATGAGGGCTAATTGTGAGGAATATAGGGAGAATACTATGGCTGTGTTGTCATCCCGGATTAGAGCTGTCTCCTCAAGGTAAAGGGTTACTTTCAAACTAGCTGATTCCAATGTTGTCTTGCCAATGTGAGTGACTCTGGCCAGGAAAGCCATAAGAGTGGATCTAGACTTTATGACTCTGTCactgcaaacaaaataaaaaaatgtgccAGAACATCAAGTCAATGACAGACTAAAGCAATTGATCCAGTATT comes from the Peromyscus maniculatus bairdii isolate BWxNUB_F1_BW_parent chromosome X, HU_Pman_BW_mat_3.1, whole genome shotgun sequence genome and includes:
- the Agtr2 gene encoding type-2 angiotensin II receptor, encoding MKDNFSFAATSRNITSSLPFDSLNISGTNESASNCSHKPSDKHLEAIPVLYYLIFVIGFAVNIVVVSLFCCQKGPKKVSSIYIFNLAVADLLLLATLPLWASYYSYRYDWLFGPVMCKVFGSFLTLNMFASIFFITCMSVDRYQSVIYPFLSQRRNPWQASYVVPLVWCMACLSSLPTFYFRDVRTIEYLGVNACVMAFPPEKYAQWSAGIALMKNILGFIIPLIFIATCYFGIRKHLLKTNSYGKNRITRDQVLKMAAAVVLAFIICWLPFHVLTFLDALAWMGIINSCGVIAVIDLALPFAILLGFTNSCVNPFLYCFVGNRFQQKLRSVFRVPITWLQGKRETMSCRKSSSLREMDTFVS